The Dreissena polymorpha isolate Duluth1 chromosome 8, UMN_Dpol_1.0, whole genome shotgun sequence genome includes the window TTTTGCCAGATTTTCGTACAAAACATAGGAGCGAGCGAGCGCAATACGAATAAATCAATTTTGATTACATGTTGCGTGTAGGACACCCAAACgtctaaaatgaaaacaatattgcatCAATAGGTTATTGAATATTTCTGCTTAACACATTCAAAGCGTAACATTTTGCCAACAATAGTTCCCAATACATTCTGGCTCTGTTTGTCTTTGAGTCTATGGTTACAATGGtgatctggagctacgctggcctaATATAGCCTAAGACCAATTATCGCACGACGCGTCTCGACTAAATCAGCATGCATCTTTCTACGAATGTGTCCGCTAATACAGCATGCATTTTTCTACGAATGTGTCCGCTAATACAGCATGCATCTTTCTACGAATGTGTCCGCAAATACAGCATGCATCTTTTTACGAATGTGTCCGCTAATTTCACATCACTAGAACATAATTCTATTCGTTTTAAGAACAAACAAGCGCATACATAATGTCATATTTTCGCGCATCTATATGGTTTGATGCatatgtcattaaatatataatgtgGAAATGATGAAACAAGACTCCTTGGTTCCCAATAAATTACCAGATGATGCAATCGTATGACGTGTGACTATATAACACTTGTGTATCCCATTTCGTTCACATgtagttgttgctgctgttgttgttgttttgcaataaaatgtcaaatattaacAGCACAAAATCTTCTGAGTGCTGTTTCTGAAAAGAATATTGTTTCATAATTTGCACATTATACATTTAATGAACATGATTTCATATAATGTAGAATCTTCCAATGTAATGCCTGTGTTGTAAAATACTTTGTgatcttattttattattaaaaatccCACTTTGTTTTGCAATGTCTATTTGCAGATAAAGCATATGGTCTTATGAGCTGTTATTTAAATAACTGATTATACGGCCCGCGGTTAAACAGGAACTCTTCTTACATCTACAACACCATTTGTTCTCGACTAAACCGTTCACTTTACAGGTACGCCGTGTAAAACACAAGTTAAAAAAGAAAGTGTAATGTGTGTGTCATGTGGTTGGCTTGTAGTATAGGTTCTAAGATGTGGGGAATAAAGGACATGTCTGTTTACATTGCATCGTATGGCGGATAGACATAAAGCATCATGTGAAAAATCAAGGGCGGTCATCTATATACTGTTAATGATACGGCATACGTAAACATATGTATAGAGTAAATTCGTACTATCGAATTTGCTGTCGATGGAAATGTTGTGTTCCATGCATGAACAGCTGCGTGTAGCAACAAGCACAGctgttaataaatatgttataactATTTACGTATAGAGGCGAAGACTAATAAACGATTGGATTAAAtactaaatattaaattgtaaaacatgCACCAAATCAGCAGTTTTTGACCCATTTAATTGTAGAAAATTACTGGTAAAATGTATTTTACCTGATGCCCTAGATTTTTGACGAATACGACATAAATGTTTTATGTATCGAGAtcaattattgacaataaaatttcATTCTCTATGAAAACACTAAGCATTTCAAAACCCAGCATATTCGGATTAATGGGATAAACTGATTAACTGCACGCTAAATTATTTTCAAGCAAATACCTCACATCCATTGAATCATTACAGATTGCCTGGAAGCGTCTTAAGTAATTTAAAGAAAACTTTTTGATATTAAATATCCGAGAACAAATTGAATAAATGCGATGTATAGATTCGTCCAATGAAGTTTGTGAAAATCATCATGCCATGAgatgggaccgaatatccgaatattcgaaaaTTTCGAAAATAggccgaatattcgaatccagagttcatattcgaatattctatttttattaaaagaTACCTCTAAaaagttataagtacatgtacaaagtcgcagtttgGGTTAAGTGCAGACGACCTTCCTGTAAAAGTAATTGTTAGGATAACAGCTACCACCAttgaacgagatgataattggaAAACGGGAGGGTATAAGGAGAGGTTCTGAAAGTCAGAAAATTTATTCACGTGAAACATTAATGTATATCGAatagcattcaatttgtttgatatacaaatcTGTGTTTTTACAACatcaggtggtataatacacagtatctttggacttgaGTGGGCCGCAGTTGGTTTATATTTCATTGCAACACATCAATCGCTCAAAAGGTCTCAAAACAACACTTGTGCACTCGTTAGTAGAAGTAATCATTCAAGTAAATTATTAAACtcatttaacagaaaatgtacAATTATTAACTATTTgtgaattacatttaaaatcatactAACTGAACTTAGAACATACACCAAAACAATACAAAAGGAAGCCCATGCCAGAACATACAGTTGTACAAAAACTTCTCATTTCAAGTACTAAATATGTTGTACTCATAAGATCCtgtaaaattaaattattctTCGCATTTGCGGTGTTTGTTGGTCAATACACAACTCTTCGCCGTTCTGAAACGTGATTACAAAAACCTCTTGATACAGATCCTTTTTGCTACAAATCATTGTGTATTGGTCGATACAACAGCACATGATACGAAAATtgataattttgtgtttttaaagaaatgttaaagCAATGGAGCGTTAgtgattacaattttattttatcaattattccCAATGTGAATCGTTACAAATAAAGACGATAGCGTTCATTCATTTTGATATCGTACAAACAGTGACATAttattaattacatattttatataaatacggGCCATAAAGCATACAAATAATAAAGCTAACGCAAGCAGAACAGAATAGAGAGAGCATACACATACTCATTTCAATAAATTAGCACACACATATGACTAACAACATCTAAGAAGAGTCAACAATTATACatgcacaaaataaaacaatgataTTAAAAGATAGATATATAAATTTGCATGAAAAGTAGAAAGGCTGTGAAAAATTACGCAACTTGTTTAAAAAATAGGTATAACGAGTGGTTCAAATACAgcataaatttgttttattggaCTTTATTCACTTTGTCTTCTTGAGTGGCTCTGAACACATTTATTTGTGAAAGGTAATTTGATGTATGTATATGTCGATAagagattatatttatataacacgaaataaacttaaccaatctctacaaaatattatttaatttcaaaaaggCCAATATTATGTAAAGAACcatgtataaattattattacaaaCAGCACCTGAATTGTTACATGCAATAAAactactttttttcaaaaaaatatggcTAGCGCTAGCAAACACGctattaaaatgtaatatattgtttgtttattgttagtgTTCTTTCGCTCATGTAAAACTTTTATAATGTTGACATCCATCTATTTATCAATGCAGCTTTCGTCAATATAAACATATTCGACTCTTAAAACTTAGAGTACAATTTGTTTGTGCtaataaaaaaatccaatttcacgTTACCAATCAATGTCATTAAAATGTTTCAATAGTAGTATCGCTCGTTTAAGTTAGCTACGCTCTTCTATCTGCTAAGACGTGATAGACACTAACacatgataaaattgaaaagcaCTCGCGcctgtttgttttaaatgttttcctTCCTTTTGAATGCATACATATGTGCTCGCGAGTCTTTTTAAACAACGGACTGTATTATGGAAATAATCTGAACGACCATCGAATTCACTCGCTTATGGAGTTGGCCAAGCATGCCCAGAAAACGTTCTGTGAACAAGGATTTTCCTTCGGAAAATCTAAGACTATTGCATCTTGAAGCAGTTTACTAATTTCCTTTGGAAGAAACCGCAAGGGAATATCTTCCAGGTACACAATAATGCACACTTGGCGATTCGTTTTTATCCCTTCCATTATTGCAATATTCATTTCGAATTTACACCATTTGTTCTTGATAAAATGCTTGCTGACAAGTAAAACTGTCTTTCTGCTCGCGCCTATTGCATCCACGATGTTCAATGCATTGACATCCCCAAGCGGGAAGTCGCGGTCTCGAATATTTAGCCGCATGTTGTATTCAATTTCAAGCTTATTATGCAACGCCACGATAATTGGGCTGCTGTCATTGTCAGCATAGGCGAAATATGCATCGTACTGGAACAGTTGTTGCCTAACATTGGAAACACGATCTCGACTTCTTACGACGTTGTAGTACCAATACACAATATGCCAGCGATATCTAAAGGTAATTACCGAGAAATTTACAACAAAAAACAGGGTAATTAATGACGTAAGTGATAAAATCAAAGCTAAGTACTTGTAACATTCAGCCTCGAGAGCTTGCACTGTAGCGGAATTTATCAAAGCGTGGCTAGAATTGCTTAAGTAACACTTATAAAATTGTTTTCCTGTGAAAGAAACATTTGTAGTTAGCAAccattttagaaattcaatattATCGCAGTTGCACGTTAATTTATTGTTTTCTAAGTCAACAACCAATTCATGGTTACTCCCAATGTTAGACAGGTATGAGCGAACTGTGTATGATAGTGTTTGTATTCGATTGTTTTTAAGATTCAGAAAGGacaaatttctaaaattatgcaaattaagATCGAAGTTGTCTAGGTAAttttccgagatatcaattaccCTCATGCTGGCACATTGAGTTAATAGTGACTCCTTTAAATTGTatatcatattctttgatatattAAGTGTTTCTAGATgtttcaaaggtaaaaatatatCCATAGCTTCTTCAGTTCCTAATGCGTAGCCTAAACGATTGTATTTCATATCGAGGTATTTTAAAGATATTGTGTCTCTAAATGCTGTCTGCGACACGTTTTCTATAAGATTGTCAGATACATTCAGAAACGTTAAATTGAACAATGAATGTAGATCGTCGTCGTctaatatttgtatttgattggACGAAATGTCAATATATTCCAAAGCATTTTGCGTGTCTCCGAACACAGAAATGCTTAAAGAGGACTTCAATCCGGTAAATATAAATGTCTTCATACTTATTACCGAAAGATTAAAAGCTGCATTTGTTCCACGACGCGCGCGTTCTGCCGCAAATCTATCTTCATTCCAGACCTGAAACTGATTTCCGCAATCTAGCTCTTCAATGCTCGGATTAGTTAATATGAGTTTATCGAGAAAAAAcgcattaaataacatattttgtcGTAAACTCAAAACTTTCAGTGTAtaagattttgaaaataaaggattGTGATAATCTATCAAATCGATACAATTGGAATCCATATACAATTCCATTAAATTTACTTGATTAATGTACAGCAAGTTATTGTTATCTAACTTGTTAACCGATTCAAAAGGATCAGTTATCTCattaatgttcagtattttaACCGTACTGTTGATTAAGGCCTTCGCTATGGGACCTAACAATTGGGTCATTCCCATCCTGATATTGCTCGAAATATCAAGGTTCTCTAAGGATTTAAGTTGTGAAAGAGCAACTGGTGATAGTGATGACAAATTACATTTTCTCAACGAGAGAGTTTGCAGTTTGGGCAGCCCACTGAACGTATCATCTTCTATAACGTCTATGTCACATCCCCAAGGAGGTGAACCTGCCAGAACTAATGTAGACACGTTGGTATTTAAGAAGTCTTCGTCAAACTTTATCTTTCTAAATCCATCGATGGcaagtaaatttaaattaattaaatttcgGAACGTCCTGCCGATGAGTTTTGAACCACTATTCTTTTGAACATTGGCATGCACAGTAAGTACGCGAAGATTTTTCAGAGAGTCGAACGTCCCTATTGGAATATgaatttgcaaaacaaacatatggTTATGATCTAAATGTAATTCCATCAGATCAGTTAGGTCTTTAAATGTGTCCGAATCAAGGCATTCTATACTATTGTATTGCAAGTTCAggtattgcaaaatgtttaagccTCGGAAATTGCCATATTTCACTTCAGAAATATAATTGTATGAATAATCTAGCCAAAAGGTATTTTGACTAACAGTTTGGAACGCGTTTTCTAGACTTAAGTACGAGCAATCCACATACAAATATTCTTTATGATCCTTCGTACAGTTGCATGTATTGCAGACGACTGGTGAAGTAGGTCCAAGAACCTGCAGGGACTTTTCAACCACCGTCCATTTCAATCCACTTGACCGTCGCGACCCAATATATGCAGCGCCATCGGATAACTCCGCTGGATTTCTATTTGGCAACCATTCAGTCTTTATCAACGTGATTTGATTTACTAAGAACGTTATTaagatacatttaaacatgtttttatttattaatcacTGGCGCAATTTATGACAAACTAGGTACATTTCAAGATAGCATATATCCTTCGCAAATGTCCAAAATAAGTTTCCTTATGAACGTTTCGTCTTTTGACTGAAACATAACCAAAGAATCACATTGTATTTGTGAATTCGATGGTAACCATTAATGTTATTCCTATTACAAAACATGCTTTGCATGTACAAATATGCTAACCACGAATTCACAAAGACAGCATTTGTATGAACACATGTATCCATTCTAAAAAACTGTGGTTAATAAAGTGATTGACTTTTCATACCACTTAAACCATAACATTGTCCAATAATTTCCTTGTATTCAAATTAAATGATAAGTGAATGTGAGCAATGAAAGCGGACATTTTCTTGATTAGTCACCTCACTTATTTTCCGCCTTCAGTGTAAAATCACACTTAAACGTTAAGACGGTCTTCAAGTTTCATGACATTATTCAAAagtagtttgtttgttttttatttgtataaaggaacatatatatatatatatattatatagtgaaTTGCCTGGTCATACATGTACGTCATTCAAACgtacaataaaataaatgtcgGAACAAAATTAATGTCTATGTCGATATACTCTATACTTATATGCACCTGGATACTTAAACCCATGCCGTTTTTGATATTTTTTCGACAATGTTAGACAACAATAAATAGGACAAGTGTTTTTGCCAGTTTTTTGTACAAAACATCGGAGCGAGCGAgcgcaataaaaataaatatatttattacatgttccATGTAGGCGACCAAAACgtctaaaatgaaaacaatattgcatCAATAGTTATTGAATATTTCTGCTTAACACATTCAAAGCTTAaaatttttccaaaaaaaatgctCCTTTTACATTCTGGTTTTGTTTGTTCTTAAGTCTATTGTTACAATGGTGATCTAGAGCTACGCTTGTCTAATATGACATAAGACCAATTATCGCACGACGCGTGTCCACTATTACAGCATGCATCTGTATACACATGTGTCCGCTAATTTCACATCACTCAAACATAATTCTAATCGTTCTAAGCACAAACAAGCGCATGCATGATATAATATTTTGTGCTGTTAACATTAATTTTGtgtcgtatttttttttaaacggtaagTACATAGCTGGACGTAACATTGCCAGAAGTAAAATGAACAACACTTTTACCATCCCCCATCTTAATTAATCCCGAACTATTCATCAAAAATAGAAATAATACAAAGCTTTAATTTCATATAATTCAAATTGAACAGTCACAAggaaacatttatttgttttaatagcattttaattacataaatgtGTCATAATAATCAGATAAATTGAATAACAACTTTCGGAGCGATTAAATGACGTTACAGTGCCGCTGTAATAACttttatgtaattaaatattatatgctttatataattgtataaaatgtattttgatcAGATTAAGTAGAGAACATCGAGATCAACGAACTTAAACAGATCATATCTAAAATGTGTTTGTGATACTTAATTGAAAATATgtgattaaataacaaaaaacattccatttgtACTGGccttttttttatacaatttctcCTCTTTAAATTGCAAATATTGACCCCTTCAGttttatatgaaaatactttTAGCTACAAAAAATGTAGTTGGTCGACCGCCAGAAATGCTGTACATGTAAGGGACACTTCAAGGGTCCAGCTTACGTTGTAGTTTTAGTCATTTGTCTTGGTTTTATATGTTTCGAATAATGTACGAAATATAGAATACATGGTAGGTGCCGAGTTGAAGGAAGCTTATCTAGTTCGGCCCGAACAGAAATTTGTCCCAATGTAGATGACCCATTTTTTAAGGCGCACTAGAGGAGAAGTATTTTCAACCTCAGGAACATCTATATACCGGTATTCTTTATATCGTACAACAAAACCGTCGAAAAGCGCATCACTACCTATTAAGTCGTTTGTTTCCAGGTGGAATACAAGAGTTTCaaataccaaatatttttatttttcgaaTCACCATTACTAAAAAGCATAAGCTCTTCAGCCACAATACAGTTCATATAACCTtgacattttattgaaaacatttgagcggcgctctgggaaaacggggcttaatacacgtGACATATTTGAGCGGCGCTTTTGGAAAATGGCCTTAATGTACGTTACACATTTCAGCGGCGCTCtcggaaaatgggacttaatgcatgtgacacGTTTGAATGgagctcttggaaaacggggcttaatgcatgtcactCATTTTAGCGGCGCTCAGTGAAAACCAGGCTCaattcatttggcacatttgagCGGCGctcagtaaaaaaacaaaccaacaacaacaacgtatGAACGAAAGGGGATACAAAAGGGATATATAGTCACAAG containing:
- the LOC127843186 gene encoding toll-like receptor 4, whose amino-acid sequence is MFKCILITFLVNQITLIKTEWLPNRNPAELSDGAAYIGSRRSSGLKWTVVEKSLQVLGPTSPVVCNTCNCTKDHKEYLYVDCSYLSLENAFQTVSQNTFWLDYSYNYISEVKYGNFRGLNILQYLNLQYNSIECLDSDTFKDLTDLMELHLDHNHMFVLQIHIPIGTFDSLKNLRVLTVHANVQKNSGSKLIGRTFRNLINLNLLAIDGFRKIKFDEDFLNTNVSTLVLAGSPPWGCDIDVIEDDTFSGLPKLQTLSLRKCNLSSLSPVALSQLKSLENLDISSNIRMGMTQLLGPIAKALINSTVKILNINEITDPFESVNKLDNNNLLYINQVNLMELYMDSNCIDLIDYHNPLFSKSYTLKVLSLRQNMLFNAFFLDKLILTNPSIEELDCGNQFQVWNEDRFAAERARRGTNAAFNLSVISMKTFIFTGLKSSLSISVFGDTQNALEYIDISSNQIQILDDDDLHSLFNLTFLNVSDNLIENVSQTAFRDTISLKYLDMKYNRLGYALGTEEAMDIFLPLKHLETLNISKNMIYNLKESLLTQCASMRVIDISENYLDNFDLNLHNFRNLSFLNLKNNRIQTLSYTVRSYLSNIGSNHELVVDLENNKLTCNCDNIEFLKWLLTTNVSFTGKQFYKCYLSNSSHALINSATVQALEAECYKYLALILSLTSLITLFFVVNFSVITFRYRWHIVYWYYNVVRSRDRVSNVRQQLFQYDAYFAYADNDSSPIIVALHNKLEIEYNMRLNIRDRDFPLGDVNALNIVDAIGASRKTVLLVSKHFIKNKWCKFEMNIAIMEGIKTNRQVCIIVYLEDIPLRFLPKEISKLLQDAIVLDFPKENPCSQNVFWACLANSISE